Within Winogradskyella helgolandensis, the genomic segment AATTATACAAATATTTCAATAGCTCCGCTTAAAGATATTTACTTTCTTGATTTGGACGTTGCTGGTTCTGTAAATTTCTACTTAAGCTATGAGGATGCTGAAAATCAAACAAATGAAGTTACAGAAAGCTACAGTATGGCTGGAGATCAGCAAGAGTTTTTCGTTAGAGTCGTTAATCTATTTTGGGAAAACTCTTGTCCTACGATTTCAACGCTTCAAGTTAATATAACCATTGCTATTGAAGCTAGTGATCCTGAGCCTTTAATAATTTGCGACGATGACCAAGATGGAAGTGCAACAATTAATCTAGAGAGTGTTATCCCTGACTTATCTGACGGATCTAGTAATTTAAGTTTTTCGTTTTTTGAAACTTATGGCGATGCCGTAAATAATGTAAACCCTATTACTACTCCAAACAACTATACAACAGAAAGTAAAGACGTTTTCATAAGAGGTGAAATTGAAGCTTTAGAGTGTTTTACGGTCTTTACTTATAACATACAAATTTACTCCAATCCGCAGCTCAGTGAAATTGAAGATTATATATATTGTACTTCTGATTTAAATACTCCCACAGAATTTATTTTTGAAGATAAAGACTTAGAAATTATAAATGGACAGCAAGGTATGCACGTCTTTTATTTTGAAACGGAAGACGACGCAATAAACAATGTAAGTCCCATAGATAAAACTACTGCTTATGTACTGTCTTCTAATCCTCAGACTATTTTTGTTAGACTTGAAAATCAAGCTCAAAATAGTTGTTTCAAGGTCGCACCAATGCACGTTGAAGTAAAACAGGCACCACTCTTTAATTATCCTTCAGATGTTTTTGAATGTGATGTTGAAAAAACAGGCTTTGCAACGACGAATTTAATCGATAAAATAACAGAAATAAACGAAGGAAGTTCTACTGAATTAAGCATTTCATTTCATCTCACTCCCTTAAATGCTGAAATAGGAACTAACCCTATCCCTTTAATTTATACTACTACTAATAATCCACAATTAATATACACCCACATTGAAAACATTAATACAGGATGTGTCGAAATAGCAACATTTAATATTAATACCTTATCGCTTCCTGAGGTTCAATATAACAAACAACTTGTAGCTTGTGGCAATAACGAGAATTACACGCAACAATGGAATTTAACTCAGATTGAATTAGAAGTTCTACAAGGACGACAATATAATATCGGTTTCTCCTATTTTGAAACTGAAGACGATTTAAATATGGATATAAATCCTATTGTAAATCCAGAAACTTACACCAACACATCCAACCCACAGACCTTATATGCTAAAATAACAAATGCATCAACAGGATGTTTTGACTCAGTGCCTTTTGAACTAATAACAAATAGTCCTCCAGAAATTAATAGGTTTGAAACATTTAATAGCTGTGAAAATGAAGACTATAGCATTAACCTCCTAGATGTAAATGAACTTTTAGTTGACAATACCTATAACGTTATGATCAACTATTTTTCAAATGAAGCCGATGCCGAAGCTAATGAAAACGCTTTAGATTCAAATTACATCTATACCAATACCACAGAAACACTTTATACTAGAGTTGAGTACAATACTACACATTGTTATATTGTTTATCCATTTCAATTAGTGATTAATCCGCTTCCTATTGCTCATCAGCCAAATGATTTAAGCGTTTGTGATGATGATTTTGATGGTTTTGCTGAAATCAATTTAACAAATCAAAATGCTGTAATTTTGGGTGGTCAGAATCCAGATAATTTTCTTATAACCTACTATAATTCTGAAATTGAGGCTATCCAAGGAAATCAGCCTATTGAAACAACACACATCACTCAAACTAATGAGACCATATTTGTACGACTAGAAAACAGCACCTCTGGATGCTATGCGATTACTCAATTTTCAACGATAGTAGAAGACTTACCTTTTGTCCATATTGAAGACCAGGTCATTTGTGCAAATGATACTCCTACCGTAGTAAGTGCAGAAACCAATAACCCATCCGATAGTTACTTATGGTCAACAGGATCAACGTCATCTTATATTGAAATTGATACTATTGGTTCTTATTTTGTAACTATAACCAATGAGTTTGGATGCGAAAACACTTCAACATTTAACGTTACAGAATCAGAATCTGCGACTATAGACGTTGTAGAAACTATAGATTTTTCTGATCCTAATAATATAACCGTCACTGTAACTGGAATTGGCAATTATCTTTATCAACTAAATAATCTTCCTTTTCAATCTTCTAATGTTTTCAATAATGTACCTATAGGATACAACACACTTACTATAATTGACCAAAATGGTTGTGCTAACATTACACGAGACATTTTAGTGATTGATACTCCAAAACATATGACTCCCAATAATGATGGCGACTTTGATACATGGCACATTACAGGTGCAGAAACACTTCCAGGCACCGTTATTCACATCTTCGATAAATATGGAAAACTATTAACCGTATTAAATCACAATACGCCAGGTTGGGATGGTACCTATAATGGAAAAAACATGCCAGCTGGAGATTATTGGTTTGTTGCTGATGTTATTCAGAATGGAGACCAATTTCATGTAAAAGGCCATTTTGCTTTGAGACGCTAAATCGCATTACCGTCGTAAATAACCTATTGGCACGGGTGTTTTACCATTTTATATTTTTTTCATTACATTTATAAAAAAAAAGAAAACTTCGTTTTCGGCTATTGCTTTGATTACTATTTAATGAAAAAGAAAAATATTCTCTTATTTCTCTTCCTATTCGCGTATATATATATTTCATATGCGCAACAAATAACTACGGACAATTCGCAGCTACCAAACGAGCTTATTCAGAATTTAGTTGGTAGCAACTGTGTTACTGTAAACAACGTTTCTTCTCCTATAAATGGTAACATAAATAATATTGTTAGTTATGGATCATTCGATAGTAATGGCACAAACTTTCCACTACAAAATGGTATAATTTTATCTACAGGTCGTGTGAGTTCTGTTGGAGATCCACAAAATCATCAAGATCTAAGTGAAGGGAATTTAGACTGGGTGACGGATCCTGATATTCTGAATGTTCTAAATATAGATCAAACCCTAAATGCAACAACAATTGAATTCGATTTTTCATCTCCTAATAATTTTATTTCCTTTAATTATTTATTTGCTTCAGACGAATATCAACAAGAATACCCTTGTAATTTTCAAGATGTCTTTGCTATTTTAATTAAACGTGCTGGCACAACAGACCCTTACGTTAATATTGCTTTAGTTCCAGAAACGACAACAGAAGTTAGCACTAATACCATTCACCCATCTATAACAGGATTTTGTGAGGCACAAAACCAGAATTATTTTCGAGGTTATAATTCTGGTGATACTAATTTTAATGGCAGTACAGAAGTTTTAACTGCAAGTGCAGATATACTTCCAAATGAAACTTACCAAATAAAGATGATAATTGCAGATCATATTGATCAACGTTATGATTCTGCTGTGTTTATTGAAGCTAATGGTTTTGGAGCTTCAATAAACTTAGGTCCAGATCAAAATATCTGTGGTAGTGACCTAACCCTAGATGCTGACATCAATAATACGTCTGCAAGCTATACGTGGCTATTAAACGGTAATCCTATTGCCGGAGAAAACAATCCCACGCTAGAAGTTAGTACGTCTGGAACCTACGATGTTGAAGTGAGCATACCAACGGTTAGCGGTAATTGTACTTTAAGCGACTCTATAGCTATAGAAATTATTCCTTTTCAAGAAGCATCTCCTATTGACAATTGGTTAGTATGTAATCCTTTTGGAAGTGATGGCACTAATAACTTTGATTTTACTGAAAAAAATGATGAAATATATGCCAATTTACCATCCACGGATTATATAATAAGTTATCACCCAACTATAGAAGCAGCTCAAAATAACACTAATACCATTACAGGACTTTATCAAAATACAGAACAAACTGAAACTATTTTTGTTAGGATTGAAAGTTTAAATGGTGATTGTCTGCAAGTCGGTAGTTTTGAAATTTCGGTTAGCGATTCGCCTGACACTCTAGAATATACGATAGATGTTTGTAATGGTGAACTTGTAGAAGCCGTTTTTAATGATTTAAATTTCTTAGGAACTGTAGTTTCAAATTTTAATTTAGACACAACTGTTTACTTTTATCATACAGAAGATGATGCTGTTAACATAGAGAATGAATTAACTGAATTCCCTTCGTTAAGTAACGAGCCAGATTTGTTTTATGCACGGATTGTAGATGACTCAAGTGTTTGCCCTGTAATAGTTCCTATTCATTTAGATTATATACCAGAAACCGACATTGGTATAGAACGCTACATATTCGATTTGTGCATGGATCCTAATTATAGCGAAACCATAGATGGAAATTCTTACAACTATAACACGATACCTGCGGATTATAATATAGTTGAAATATTTGAAGAAATCGAAACCACTTATCCTGGTATTACAGTACAACTAGAAATCCTCCTTGGAACAGATGGCAGTCCAATATTCACAACGTCCGAAACCAAATATGTGATACCTATTAGCATAAGGTATATCGATGAGAACTGTCCAAAGTTTATGACTTTAGAACTTCACAAAAACCTATTATATTCTAGGTTTAAGGATGAATATAATATTTCAAGATGTGACGACGAAACAAATGACGGTATCGTAGATTTTGACTTAGCAGGAATAGCTACAGAACTCAAAGGTGGTTATGATATAGATTTAAAATTGTATGAAACGGAAGACGATCGGAATAACGGAAATAATCAATTAGACGAAAATACAATTCAAACGGTTACCAATTCTAAAACACTTTTTGCGATCTCAACTTTTCAAGGGTGTTTACATTATTCAAAAATAAATTTAACCATAACACCAGGATTTTACGTTGCTCCCAAAATTATAGATTATTGTGGTAACACCAACCCAGATACAAACACAACGAATATTGTATTAGCCCCTTTAGTAGAAGTGGTACTTCCTGGTCCAAGCATTGTAAATCCTGTTGAGTTTTATCTTACTGCCGATGATGCTGAAAACCAAGAGAATGAACTTATTGAAAGCTATGACATTGTTGGAAATCAACATATATTCTATGCAAGAGTATTAAATACGTCTACGCAATGTTATGATGTAACAACACTAGAGGTCAATGTTACTAATGCTATTGAAGCAAGCAATCCAGAGCCCTTAATTATATGTGATGATGACCAAGATGGTAGTGCAACAATTAATCTAGAAAGTATAATTCCTGAATTATCTGGTGGATCCAATGATTTAAGTTTTACTTTTTTTGAAACTTATGAAAATGCGGTAGATAAGATATCGCCAATTTCTAATCCAAACAACTACATAACAGAAAGTAATACTGTTTATATACGTGGTGAAATAGAAGCTTTAGAATGTTTTACGGTCTTTAAATATGACATTAAGATATATGCCAACCCACATCTAAATCCTATTGAAGATTACATCTATTGTGGGCTTGACCTCACTATGGATTCGGAATTTTTATTTGAGATTAAAGACGCTGAGATCATAAACAATCAAGTGGGTATGCAAGTGTTATATTTTGAATCTGAAAATGATGCTATAGATCGAATAAATCCCATAGATAAAACAGTTAATTATCTTCCATTATCAAATCCACAAACGCTTTATGTACGATTAGAAAATGAAGCTGAAAATAATTGTTATAAGATTGCGCCAATGCAAATAGAAGCACGCCAAGCTCCTATTTATAATAATCCAATAGACGTCTTTGAATGTGATATCGATAAAACAGGTTTAGTAACAGCAGATTTAAGTAATATAATAAATGATATAACTACAGGGAGTCCAACAGAATTAAGCGTTTCTTTTCACCTCACACCACTTAATGCTGAACTTGGATCTAATGCAATTCCGTTAATATATACAGCAACAAGTAATCCGCAAATAATTTATGCAAGAGTAGAAAACATAAATTCGGGATGTTTTGAAACTCCTACTTTTAGTCTTAATGCGCTTTCACTTCCAGGTGTACAATTGGGCAAATCTATTACTGCGTGCGCTGACAATAACAATTTTTCACTAGAATGGGATTTAACTCAAATTGAATTAGAGGTTTTAGAAGGCAGACAATATAATATTGGATTTACTTATTTTGAATCTGAAGAAGATGCATTAATAGGTAGCAACCCTATTTCAAACCCTGAAAATTATACAAACACATCTAGCCCACAAACTATTTATGCCAAAATCACAAATGCAACAACGAGCTGTTTTGAAACTGTTCCATTTGAACTCATAATTAATACCCCTCCAGAAATCAATGAATTTGAAACCTATAGTGTTTGTGAAAACCCAGAAAACGCCGTAAACCTTTTAGATATTAACGAAATACTTATTGATAATACCTATAACGTTATTATCAACTATTTCTCAAATGAGGCAGATGCAGAGGCTAATGAAAATGCCTTAGACTCAAATTATGTTTATTCTAGCCCAACAGAAACACTTTATACTAGGGCAGAATTTAGCACTACGCATTGCTATCTAGTTTATCCTTTTCAATTGGTTACAAATCCCCTGCCTGTTGCAAATACCCCAAATACTCTAGTGGTTTGTGATGATGATTTTGACGGATCTATTTCAGTTAATTTATCGCAGCAAAACTCAGCCGTTTTAGGCAATCAAAATTCAAATGATTTTACTATTAGCTATTATAGTTCCAATACTGATGCGATTGAAAACAGAGACCCAATAACCTCAAATTATGCTATTTATGACGGTGATATCATCTATGTTCGATTAGAAAATAATGACACAGGTTGTTATGATATCTCACAGTTTTCTGCTGTTGTTAATCCGCTTCCTAGAGTTTCTATTTCAGATCAAGTAATTTGTTTAAATGATTTACCATTATCAGTTTCTGCCAACACTAACTCAACTTCAGACACATACCAATGGTCTACCGGAGAAACCTCATCGGAAATTGAAATTAATGAAATCGGATTATACACTGTTACAATAACTAATCAATATGGATGTACATATACAGATACATTTAGCGTTACGGAATCTGAGTCTGCAATGATTGATGTTATTGAAACTATAGATTTTTCAGACCCTAACAATATCACCGTGACTGTTACGGGAATAGGCAATTACCTATACCAACTTAACACTAATCCTTTTCAATTATCTAATGTGTTTCAGAATGTTCCTATAGGACAAAATACCATTACTATTATAGACCAAAATGGTTGTGCTAGTATCACAAAAGACGTTTTTGTCATAGACACTCCTAAACATTTAACTCCAAACGATGATGGTGATTTTGACACATGGCACATTGCTGGTGTTGAAACACTACCAGGAACTATTATCCATATTTTTGATCGTTTTGGAAAATTAATGACACAACTTAATCATAACTCACAAGGTTGGAATGGTACTTATAACGGTAAAAAAATGCCAGCAGGAGATTATTGGTTTGTTGCAGATGTTATTCAGAATAGCAAACAGTTTCAGGTCAAAGGTCATTTTACACTTAGACGTTAAATGTTTTAAATCAAAAGTTGGATGTTTTTATACAATTGTCATTCATCCAATAAAAAACGTTAGTTATCCTTAAAAATCCCCATTACTGGTGATTTTATAGTATTTTTTTTTCTTCTACATTGCTTTAATTAAAATAACACTGTGAGACCTAACTTAATCTTTTCCCTTATTATAACGCTTATTGGTATTAATTATAGTTATTCCCAACAAATAACTACGGATGATACTTTACTACTAGAACAACTCATCCAACAAAATCTGGGACAAAATTGTGTTGAAATTTCTAATATATCTTCAAGCATCAACGGCTCAATAAATGGTATTGATAGTTATGGTTCTTTTGATAGAGCAAATTCTAATTTCCCTTTTGAAAATGGAATTTTACTAACCACTGGTAATGTAAACTCTGCTGGCAATATTCTTAATAGCAATCCCTTAAATGAAGGAGATAATACATGGGGAACTGATATAGATTTAGAAAACGCTTTAGGAATCTCTAATACACAAAATGCCACCTCAATACAATTCAATTTCATTTCCGTTGCTAATCAAATTCAGTTTAATTATTTACTAGCTTCAGAAGAATACCAACAAGAATTTCCTTGTTTTTATTCTGATGGCTTTGCCTTTTTAATTAGAGAAGCCGGTTCTTCTGCTCCATATTCTAATATTGCTTTAATTCCTGGTACAGGAATCCCTGTAAATACGCGTACAATACACGATCAAATTGAAGGCTTTTGTACTGCCGAAAATGAAGCTTTTTTTGAAGGCTATAATGTTGGAGACACTAATTATAACGGTAGAACAACGGTATTAACAGCAAGAGCGGCAATTCAACCCAATGTAGAATATCAAATTAAGTTAATTATAGCTGACCAAACGGATAATAATTTTGATTCCGCAGTTTTTATAGAAGGTAATAGTTTTAATGCCAATGTTGACCTTGGTCCAGATATTACAACCTGTGGAGATTCTGTTTCTATAAATGGTGATATTCAAAATCCGCAAGCCTCTTATAATTGGTATCAAAATGATGTTCTTTTAGCCGGTGAAAATAACCCAACATTAAACGCACTATCTTCTGGGATCTATAAGGTTGAAATCACCATACAACTCAACGCCACGTCTTGTGTTATTGAAGATACAATTGAAATCACACTCGATTCTGAACAATCTTCAACTCAAATTTCAGATATCGTATACTGTGATGATGACTCTAATGATGGTGTAGAGGATTTTAATCTTACAACTAAAGATAATGAAGTTTTGGCTTCTGTGCCTCCTTCAAGCTACAACATCAGCTATCATTACTCTAGTGAAGATGCTGAGAACAATGACAACCCTATTCTTGGCACTATTCAAAACACAAGTTCTCCACAACCTATATTTGTTCGAATTGAAGATACTGTAAATGGCTGTTTGGCATTTTCTACATTTAATTTAGTCGTAAATGAAAAACCTGAATATGAAGATCCAGATCCTATTATTGCTTGTGAAGACCCGACCTTAAATGGCTATACATTCGTAGATTTAAACGTTGCTAATGATCAAATTACAAACGGCAATCCTAATATATATGTGTCTTATCATTTTTCAGAACCAGAGGCAGATTTAGGTCAAAGTCCAATTTTTTCACCGTATGCCAATTTAAATACGGACCAAACATTATATGTTAGAATCTATGATGCCTTAACAGGTTGCTTTTCTACAACGACGATATCTGTTGAATTTCAAGATCTTCCTGCTATAAATTTAGATGATCAAACTATTAATGCTTGTGAAGTCGATGAGGATGGTTTTGAATCTTTTGATTTAACAAGTATAATTGATGATGTTTTACAGGGCATTTCAGGTTTAGATCTTAGTTTTCATGAGACTGAATTTGACGCACACAATAACCTCAATCCTATTGCGGACGCAGATAATTATCAAAATACAATTGAAGGTTTTCAGCAACTCTACATACGTGTTCAAGATCCAACAACAGGCTGTTATACCGTTACTAAACTGTCATTATACACTAATATTATCAGAACAGAATTATCCGGCAATGTCTTTATAGTTTGTGATGATATTTCTAATGATGGCATGGCTAATTTTGATTTGAATGAAGTTCAAACAGAACTCTTAGATGGTTACGACGAATTTGAAGTTACATTTTTTCTTACCGAAGACGATAGAACCAATGCTATTAATGAAATAGACAAAACAGTACCATTTAACGTCATAAATAACGGCACAACTATTTACGCTGCCCTAATTGATGATGAATGCACTGGAGATGTTGATATTGTGTTACAAATAGCACCAGCTGTTAGCTTAACACCTCAAGTTACGGACTATTGTGATGAAGATGCTGATGGTTATACCACGTTAGTCATGGATACATTTAATAGTGTTGCGCTACAAGGTGTACAAGCTGGAAATG encodes:
- a CDS encoding T9SS type B sorting domain-containing protein — protein: MKKKSTLLFLILFVQIYFSYAQQITTTNTEQPNELIQNLVGSDCVTVSNVSSPINGSINNVISYGTFDKSTSNFPLNNGILLSTGRVSSAGNSFNAQNLNDGNIDWLTDPDILNVLGIDQTLNATTIEFDFSSANSFVSFNYLFASDEYQQDYPCNFKDVFAILIKQVGTTDPYVNIAVVPETTTEISTNTVHPNITGFCEAQNEEYFQGYNNGDTNFNGRTEVLTARTDIIPNTTYHIKLVIADHIDQRFDSAVFIEAEGFGNSINLGPDQSICGSDLTLDAEIDTATATYAWYLNGNPILGENNSTLDVTESGTYDVEISIPSNSGNCILSDSIEIEIIPFQDASPIDTINICDAAPSDGVHQFDFTEKDDEIYASLPSTNYIITYHLSEDDAENNINPITGIYENTAPIETIFVRIESLNGDCLQLGRFEINVKDSPNTLEFTIEVCNGVIFESTFTELSALDRTVSNYEFDTTVTYYLTENDAINAENEISDFPDLEQEPPRFFARVESLFYDCASVVPVNFSYVIPPDIDSTIINLCIDPMYSEPSGSDTIDYNNLTLTYNVDDLISDFEAQYPDLIVEMNLVILPHPDYPIIHFSTPSFVLPIRVKFPDDYCYSSTSVVIHKNLVYNLFGRDKNITECDDASNDGFIDINLAELAEEYKSGYDDINLVFYETEQDRTNQVNPLDQSSIISVAHAQSIFMQASYYGCTYDSKVTINIDPVHELDPITIDYCGNLDPITNYTNISIAPLKDIYFLDLDVAGSVNFYLSYEDAENQTNEVTESYSMAGDQQEFFVRVVNLFWENSCPTISTLQVNITIAIEASDPEPLIICDDDQDGSATINLESVIPDLSDGSSNLSFSFFETYGDAVNNVNPITTPNNYTTESKDVFIRGEIEALECFTVFTYNIQIYSNPQLSEIEDYIYCTSDLNTPTEFIFEDKDLEIINGQQGMHVFYFETEDDAINNVSPIDKTTAYVLSSNPQTIFVRLENQAQNSCFKVAPMHVEVKQAPLFNYPSDVFECDVEKTGFATTNLIDKITEINEGSSTELSISFHLTPLNAEIGTNPIPLIYTTTNNPQLIYTHIENINTGCVEIATFNINTLSLPEVQYNKQLVACGNNENYTQQWNLTQIELEVLQGRQYNIGFSYFETEDDLNMDINPIVNPETYTNTSNPQTLYAKITNASTGCFDSVPFELITNSPPEINRFETFNSCENEDYSINLLDVNELLVDNTYNVMINYFSNEADAEANENALDSNYIYTNTTETLYTRVEYNTTHCYIVYPFQLVINPLPIAHQPNDLSVCDDDFDGFAEINLTNQNAVILGGQNPDNFLITYYNSEIEAIQGNQPIETTHITQTNETIFVRLENSTSGCYAITQFSTIVEDLPFVHIEDQVICANDTPTVVSAETNNPSDSYLWSTGSTSSYIEIDTIGSYFVTITNEFGCENTSTFNVTESESATIDVVETIDFSDPNNITVTVTGIGNYLYQLNNLPFQSSNVFNNVPIGYNTLTIIDQNGCANITRDILVIDTPKHMTPNNDGDFDTWHITGAETLPGTVIHIFDKYGKLLTVLNHNTPGWDGTYNGKNMPAGDYWFVADVIQNGDQFHVKGHFALRR
- a CDS encoding T9SS type B sorting domain-containing protein, with product MKKKNILLFLFLFAYIYISYAQQITTDNSQLPNELIQNLVGSNCVTVNNVSSPINGNINNIVSYGSFDSNGTNFPLQNGIILSTGRVSSVGDPQNHQDLSEGNLDWVTDPDILNVLNIDQTLNATTIEFDFSSPNNFISFNYLFASDEYQQEYPCNFQDVFAILIKRAGTTDPYVNIALVPETTTEVSTNTIHPSITGFCEAQNQNYFRGYNSGDTNFNGSTEVLTASADILPNETYQIKMIIADHIDQRYDSAVFIEANGFGASINLGPDQNICGSDLTLDADINNTSASYTWLLNGNPIAGENNPTLEVSTSGTYDVEVSIPTVSGNCTLSDSIAIEIIPFQEASPIDNWLVCNPFGSDGTNNFDFTEKNDEIYANLPSTDYIISYHPTIEAAQNNTNTITGLYQNTEQTETIFVRIESLNGDCLQVGSFEISVSDSPDTLEYTIDVCNGELVEAVFNDLNFLGTVVSNFNLDTTVYFYHTEDDAVNIENELTEFPSLSNEPDLFYARIVDDSSVCPVIVPIHLDYIPETDIGIERYIFDLCMDPNYSETIDGNSYNYNTIPADYNIVEIFEEIETTYPGITVQLEILLGTDGSPIFTTSETKYVIPISIRYIDENCPKFMTLELHKNLLYSRFKDEYNISRCDDETNDGIVDFDLAGIATELKGGYDIDLKLYETEDDRNNGNNQLDENTIQTVTNSKTLFAISTFQGCLHYSKINLTITPGFYVAPKIIDYCGNTNPDTNTTNIVLAPLVEVVLPGPSIVNPVEFYLTADDAENQENELIESYDIVGNQHIFYARVLNTSTQCYDVTTLEVNVTNAIEASNPEPLIICDDDQDGSATINLESIIPELSGGSNDLSFTFFETYENAVDKISPISNPNNYITESNTVYIRGEIEALECFTVFKYDIKIYANPHLNPIEDYIYCGLDLTMDSEFLFEIKDAEIINNQVGMQVLYFESENDAIDRINPIDKTVNYLPLSNPQTLYVRLENEAENNCYKIAPMQIEARQAPIYNNPIDVFECDIDKTGLVTADLSNIINDITTGSPTELSVSFHLTPLNAELGSNAIPLIYTATSNPQIIYARVENINSGCFETPTFSLNALSLPGVQLGKSITACADNNNFSLEWDLTQIELEVLEGRQYNIGFTYFESEEDALIGSNPISNPENYTNTSSPQTIYAKITNATTSCFETVPFELIINTPPEINEFETYSVCENPENAVNLLDINEILIDNTYNVIINYFSNEADAEANENALDSNYVYSSPTETLYTRAEFSTTHCYLVYPFQLVTNPLPVANTPNTLVVCDDDFDGSISVNLSQQNSAVLGNQNSNDFTISYYSSNTDAIENRDPITSNYAIYDGDIIYVRLENNDTGCYDISQFSAVVNPLPRVSISDQVICLNDLPLSVSANTNSTSDTYQWSTGETSSEIEINEIGLYTVTITNQYGCTYTDTFSVTESESAMIDVIETIDFSDPNNITVTVTGIGNYLYQLNTNPFQLSNVFQNVPIGQNTITIIDQNGCASITKDVFVIDTPKHLTPNDDGDFDTWHIAGVETLPGTIIHIFDRFGKLMTQLNHNSQGWNGTYNGKKMPAGDYWFVADVIQNSKQFQVKGHFTLRR